The Kitasatospora setae KM-6054 genome contains a region encoding:
- a CDS encoding allophanate hydrolase-related protein: MARVFFNGQAMTGGPFHAKVHGHLVGPAGTAPGYRFFSIRDECPALLADPTAGTAIEGELYDLPLEHLRDAVLPGEPLELELGVIELADGTPALSMVLARGQLERGVHREITEHGGWRAYLATLGREA; the protein is encoded by the coding sequence ATGGCACGCGTCTTCTTCAACGGCCAGGCGATGACCGGCGGCCCGTTCCACGCCAAGGTCCACGGCCACCTGGTCGGCCCGGCCGGCACCGCCCCCGGCTACCGCTTCTTCTCCATCCGCGACGAATGCCCCGCGCTGCTCGCCGACCCGACCGCCGGCACCGCCATCGAGGGCGAACTGTACGACCTCCCGCTGGAACACCTGCGGGACGCCGTCCTCCCCGGCGAACCCCTCGAACTGGAGCTGGGCGTCATCGAGTTGGCCGACGGCACCCCCGCGCTGTCGATGGTGCTCGCCCGCGGCCAGCTCGAACGCGGCGTGCACCGCGAGATCACCGAACACGGCGGCTGGCGCGCCTACCTGGCCACCCTCGGCCGCGAAGCCTGA
- a CDS encoding IclR family transcriptional regulator, whose translation MAGTSPERATGSVQSVERAFQLLEALADSGGIATLSELSATSGLPMPTIHRLVRTLVAQGYVRQDTARRYTLGPRLIRLGETAGRLLGSWARPYLAELMEATGETANLAVLEGGEVVYVGQVQSRRSMRMFTEVGRRVQTHCTGVGKALLAQLPEDEARALLGPGPLQAHTPHTVVEPAALLAQLATARDLGYVVDDQEQEIGVRCIAVAVPGAPTPTALSVSGPEARIQALEAQSGAAGLVPRMQAIAARLGEVL comes from the coding sequence ATGGCCGGCACCTCCCCCGAACGCGCCACCGGCTCGGTGCAGTCCGTCGAGCGCGCCTTCCAACTCCTCGAAGCGCTCGCCGACTCCGGCGGCATCGCCACCCTCAGCGAACTGTCCGCCACCTCCGGCCTGCCGATGCCGACCATCCACCGGCTGGTCCGCACCCTGGTCGCCCAGGGCTACGTCCGGCAGGACACCGCCCGCCGCTACACCCTCGGCCCGCGCCTGATCCGCCTCGGCGAGACCGCCGGCCGCCTCCTCGGCTCCTGGGCCCGCCCGTACCTCGCCGAACTCATGGAGGCCACCGGCGAGACCGCCAACCTGGCCGTCCTGGAGGGCGGCGAGGTGGTCTACGTCGGACAGGTGCAGTCCCGCCGCTCCATGCGCATGTTCACCGAGGTCGGCCGCCGCGTCCAGACCCACTGCACCGGCGTCGGCAAGGCGCTGCTCGCCCAGCTCCCCGAGGACGAGGCCCGCGCCCTGCTCGGCCCCGGCCCGCTCCAGGCGCACACCCCGCACACCGTGGTCGAGCCCGCCGCGCTGCTCGCCCAGCTCGCCACCGCCCGCGACCTCGGCTACGTCGTCGACGACCAGGAGCAGGAGATCGGCGTCCGCTGCATCGCCGTCGCCGTCCCCGGTGCCCCCACCCCCACCGCGCTCTCCGTCTCCGGCCCCGAGGCCCGCATCCAGGCCCTCGAGGCCCAGTCGGGCGCGGCCGGACTCGTCCCGCGCATGCAGGCGATCGCCGCCCGCCTCGGCGAAGTGCTCTGA
- the aceB gene encoding malate synthase A: MAAADQGSSPTVPGVTVVGPPVPRSEEVLTAAALAFVADLHRTFDGRRRELLAARRERRAEIARTGTLDFLPHTADVRSGDWQVAPAPRALTDRRVEITGPTDRKMVVNALNSGAKVWLADFEDATAPTWENVVSGQVNLTDAFEGRIDFTSAQGKTYTLKPAAELATVVVRPRGWHLDERHLIVDGAPVAGAFVDFGLYFFHNAARLIAKGEQDPNSGPYFYLPKTESHLEARLWNEVFTHAQAALGIPHGTIRATVLIETITAAFEMDEILYELRDHAAGLNAGRWDYLFSLVKNFRDGGERYVLPDRNTVTMASPFMAAYTRLLVRTCHRRGAHAIGGMAAFIPSRKDPEVNAAALVKVRADKEREAGGGFDGSWVAHPDLVPVARACFDAVLGERPHQKENPGSPEPVTPAHLLDVAGAGGSCTRAGLHNAVQVGIRYIEAWLRGLGAVAIFHMMEDAATAEISRSQIWQWIHNGVLLADTGEKATAELVRRLVAEELAQLEAESGPQAYAAGRWTEAAALFEQVALAEDFPDFLTLPALALID, translated from the coding sequence ATGGCCGCCGCAGATCAGGGTTCGTCCCCCACCGTCCCCGGTGTCACGGTCGTCGGTCCGCCGGTACCGCGTTCCGAGGAGGTGCTGACCGCGGCGGCGCTCGCGTTCGTCGCCGACCTGCACCGCACGTTCGACGGCCGCCGCCGCGAGCTGCTGGCCGCCCGCCGCGAGCGCCGCGCCGAGATCGCCCGCACCGGGACGCTGGACTTCCTGCCGCACACCGCCGACGTCCGCTCCGGCGACTGGCAGGTCGCCCCCGCCCCGCGCGCGCTCACCGACCGCCGGGTCGAGATCACCGGCCCCACCGACCGCAAGATGGTCGTCAACGCGCTCAACTCCGGCGCGAAGGTCTGGCTCGCCGACTTCGAGGACGCCACCGCCCCCACCTGGGAGAACGTCGTCTCCGGCCAGGTCAACCTGACCGACGCCTTCGAGGGCCGGATCGACTTCACCAGCGCCCAGGGCAAGACGTACACCCTCAAGCCCGCCGCCGAGCTCGCCACCGTCGTGGTCCGCCCGCGCGGCTGGCACCTCGACGAGCGGCACCTGATCGTCGACGGCGCCCCCGTGGCCGGCGCGTTCGTCGACTTCGGCCTGTACTTCTTCCACAACGCGGCCCGGCTCATCGCCAAGGGCGAGCAGGACCCCAACTCCGGCCCGTACTTCTACCTCCCGAAGACCGAGAGCCACCTGGAGGCCCGGCTCTGGAACGAGGTCTTCACCCACGCCCAGGCCGCCCTCGGCATCCCGCACGGCACGATCCGCGCCACCGTGCTGATCGAGACCATCACCGCCGCCTTCGAGATGGACGAGATCCTCTACGAACTGCGCGACCACGCCGCCGGGTTGAACGCCGGCCGGTGGGACTACCTGTTCTCCCTGGTGAAGAACTTCCGGGACGGCGGCGAGCGGTACGTGCTGCCCGACCGCAACACCGTCACCATGGCCTCCCCGTTCATGGCCGCCTACACCCGGCTGCTGGTGCGGACCTGCCACCGGCGCGGCGCGCACGCCATCGGCGGCATGGCCGCGTTCATCCCCTCCCGCAAGGACCCCGAGGTCAACGCCGCCGCGCTGGTCAAGGTCCGGGCCGACAAGGAACGGGAGGCCGGCGGCGGCTTCGACGGCTCCTGGGTCGCCCACCCCGACCTGGTGCCGGTCGCCCGCGCCTGCTTCGACGCCGTCCTCGGCGAGCGCCCGCACCAGAAGGAGAACCCCGGCTCGCCCGAACCGGTCACCCCCGCCCACCTCCTCGACGTGGCCGGCGCCGGCGGCAGCTGCACCCGCGCCGGACTGCACAACGCCGTCCAGGTCGGCATCCGCTACATCGAGGCCTGGCTGCGCGGACTCGGCGCCGTCGCCATCTTCCACATGATGGAGGACGCCGCCACCGCCGAGATCTCCCGCTCGCAGATCTGGCAGTGGATCCACAACGGCGTGCTGCTCGCCGACACCGGCGAGAAGGCCACCGCCGAACTCGTCCGCCGCCTGGTCGCCGAGGAACTCGCCCAGCTGGAAGCCGAGTCGGGCCCGCAGGCGTACGCCGCCGGACGTTGGACCGAGGCCGCCGCGCTGTTCGAGCAGGTCGCCCTCGCCGAGGACTTCCCCGACTTCCTCACCCTCCCCGCGCTCGCCCTGATCGACTGA
- a CDS encoding tetratricopeptide repeat protein has protein sequence MGRGRGQGAAAQAEIREFARELAELRADAGDPSGPQLCKAAGGGLSTSGVSELLGGKRGAYGIPRWETVRAFVEGCRRHAEAVGIGLDGERGGTAYWRRRHGELVKELDRLEQEGPVLSAFDPLPAVPRGFTGREADLGGLLALLDPAAGEEQAVLVASVHGMGGMGKTTLGLAVGHEAVRRGLFSGVLFLDLHGYDDSVLDAGQVLDTVLRALGAAPEQIPPGTDQRAALYRARLDARTRAGERVLVLADNASAAEQVQHLVPPPGPHRLLVTSRDDFAAALDASLVDLDVLTPAQAVQLLDAAVRLVLPKDARVAADPAGAARVAALCGHLPLALRIAAGQLAGDRGLQPDQLADELEDTADRLDLLEDGPRAVRGVLERSYRRLAPTHAEMFRLLAVNPGPDLALEAAAAATGMAKLKDVRLRLVALSRASLIRQDPETRRWRMHDLVRAYADELAREDPRRSAVALRRLLEYYDRIAATRGGHQFDRYYVGYGQSAMDLAALDAERANLTAAVHAAREAGHHDLVMSLADNIAEYLDVRRRLEDGLAVVKASLASAEEVGDPRMKALGLIQFGYLMQELGHLEESESVQRSAVALCHECGFSRTEAAAWDFLGMTLSGQGRLEEAELAQRTSLALYRKEGLEVSESNLGLILQELGRFEEAEQAHRAALLVLQKSGWQAGEAIAWHNLGTTMRSSGDLEQAVKAARQAIALFRELDYQYNLGWAADELADTLLAAGHPAAEVRAVREEAAAAHRRTGDEAKALAALAKPDGPS, from the coding sequence GTGGGGCGGGGACGCGGGCAGGGCGCGGCGGCGCAGGCGGAGATCCGCGAGTTCGCCCGGGAGTTGGCGGAGTTGCGGGCCGACGCCGGGGACCCGAGCGGCCCGCAGCTGTGCAAGGCGGCCGGGGGAGGGCTGAGCACCAGCGGCGTCAGCGAGTTGCTGGGCGGAAAGCGGGGCGCGTACGGGATCCCGCGCTGGGAGACCGTCCGGGCGTTCGTCGAGGGCTGCCGCAGGCACGCCGAGGCCGTGGGCATCGGGCTGGACGGCGAGCGCGGCGGGACCGCGTACTGGCGGCGGCGCCACGGTGAACTCGTCAAGGAGCTCGACCGGTTGGAGCAGGAAGGCCCGGTGCTCTCCGCGTTCGACCCGCTGCCCGCCGTCCCGCGCGGGTTCACCGGGCGCGAGGCCGACCTCGGCGGGCTGCTGGCCCTGCTCGACCCGGCCGCAGGCGAGGAGCAGGCCGTGCTGGTGGCGTCCGTGCACGGCATGGGCGGCATGGGCAAGACCACGCTGGGCCTGGCCGTCGGTCACGAGGCCGTGCGGCGGGGGCTGTTCAGCGGCGTGCTCTTCCTCGACCTGCACGGCTACGACGACAGCGTCCTCGACGCCGGCCAGGTCCTGGACACCGTGCTGCGCGCCCTCGGTGCCGCGCCCGAGCAGATCCCGCCCGGCACCGACCAGCGCGCCGCCCTCTACCGGGCCCGCCTCGACGCCCGCACCCGGGCCGGCGAACGGGTCCTGGTGCTGGCCGACAACGCGTCCGCCGCCGAGCAGGTCCAGCACCTGGTGCCCCCGCCGGGGCCGCACCGGTTGCTGGTCACCTCCCGGGACGACTTCGCCGCCGCGCTGGACGCCTCCCTGGTCGACCTCGACGTCCTCACGCCGGCCCAGGCCGTCCAACTCCTGGACGCCGCCGTGCGGTTGGTCCTGCCGAAGGACGCCCGGGTGGCCGCCGACCCGGCGGGCGCGGCCCGGGTCGCCGCGCTGTGCGGGCACCTGCCGCTGGCGCTGCGGATCGCGGCCGGGCAGCTGGCGGGCGACCGGGGTCTGCAACCGGACCAACTCGCCGACGAACTGGAGGACACGGCGGACCGGCTCGACCTGCTGGAGGACGGCCCACGGGCGGTGCGCGGCGTGCTGGAGCGCTCCTACCGGCGGCTCGCGCCCACCCACGCCGAGATGTTCCGGCTGCTGGCGGTCAACCCGGGCCCGGACCTGGCGCTGGAGGCCGCCGCCGCCGCGACCGGCATGGCCAAGCTCAAGGACGTCCGGCTGCGCCTGGTCGCGCTCTCCCGGGCCAGCCTGATCCGGCAGGACCCGGAGACCCGCCGCTGGCGGATGCACGACCTGGTGCGCGCCTACGCCGACGAACTGGCGCGGGAGGACCCCAGGCGCTCGGCGGTGGCGCTGCGCCGACTGCTGGAGTACTACGACCGGATCGCCGCAACCCGTGGCGGGCACCAGTTCGACAGGTACTACGTCGGCTACGGCCAGTCGGCCATGGACCTGGCCGCCCTGGACGCGGAGCGCGCCAACCTCACCGCGGCCGTCCACGCCGCCCGTGAGGCGGGGCACCACGATCTTGTCATGTCTTTGGCCGACAACATCGCGGAGTACCTGGACGTGCGCCGACGCCTCGAGGACGGCCTGGCCGTGGTGAAAGCCTCCCTGGCTTCGGCGGAGGAGGTCGGGGATCCGCGGATGAAGGCTCTGGGGCTGATCCAGTTCGGCTACTTGATGCAGGAGCTGGGGCATCTGGAGGAGTCCGAGTCGGTCCAGCGCAGTGCCGTGGCGCTGTGCCATGAGTGCGGGTTCTCGAGGACCGAAGCCGCCGCGTGGGACTTCCTGGGAATGACGTTGAGTGGGCAGGGCCGATTGGAGGAGGCCGAGCTGGCGCAGCGCACTTCCCTGGCGCTGTACCGGAAGGAGGGGTTGGAGGTGAGCGAGAGCAACCTGGGGCTCATCCTCCAGGAGTTGGGGCGGTTCGAGGAGGCCGAACAGGCTCACCGCGCCGCGTTGCTGGTGCTGCAGAAATCGGGCTGGCAGGCGGGTGAGGCCATCGCCTGGCACAACCTCGGTACCACGATGAGGAGTTCCGGGGACCTGGAGCAGGCGGTGAAGGCCGCCCGGCAGGCCATCGCCCTGTTCCGCGAACTGGACTACCAGTACAACCTGGGCTGGGCCGCCGACGAGCTCGCCGACACCCTGCTCGCCGCCGGACACCCCGCCGCCGAGGTCCGGGCCGTCCGGGAGGAGGCGGCCGCCGCGCACCGCAGGACCGGGGACGAGGCGAAGGCCCTCGCCGCGCTGGCCAAGCCGGACGGGCCGTCCTGA
- a CDS encoding ArsR/SmtB family transcription factor encodes MFEFAFGVDDLATTRLTYSPLQEAVFSLRARRRPAAYPHYRRWTASWEAAYRELDAELLDALVTPRVWVPDFLTPRPAGRRPSFESELAVLAATDPAVVAKDFAAAYRGDGAPLPPALAARLEDPAGLLAHCVEQVRGYWERCLLPRWWPRARAVLEADLAHRGRMFAEHGAEGLFAGLSPQLSWNSGVLRLDDPDSRVRALGGRYTPVAGRGLILLPTLCGRGAHTVIDPDEPPVISYPARGTALLGEHPAPQPPDALAELIGPARTRLLLLLEHPATTTALAHRLAVTPGAVSRHLTALTAAGLLTRTRTGRSVLYARSPLGTALASGRL; translated from the coding sequence ATGTTCGAGTTCGCCTTCGGCGTGGACGACCTCGCCACCACCCGGCTCACCTACTCGCCCCTCCAGGAGGCGGTGTTCAGTCTGCGGGCCCGCCGCCGCCCGGCGGCGTACCCGCACTACCGGCGCTGGACGGCCTCCTGGGAGGCCGCGTACCGCGAACTGGACGCCGAACTGCTGGACGCGCTGGTGACGCCCCGGGTCTGGGTGCCGGACTTCCTGACGCCCCGGCCGGCGGGCCGGCGCCCGTCCTTCGAGAGCGAGTTGGCGGTCCTCGCGGCCACTGATCCGGCCGTCGTCGCCAAGGACTTCGCGGCCGCGTACCGGGGCGACGGCGCGCCGCTGCCGCCCGCGCTGGCCGCCCGACTGGAGGATCCGGCCGGGCTGCTGGCGCACTGCGTCGAGCAGGTGCGCGGCTACTGGGAGCGCTGCCTGCTGCCGCGCTGGTGGCCGCGGGCACGGGCGGTCCTGGAGGCCGACCTGGCCCACCGGGGGCGGATGTTCGCCGAGCACGGCGCGGAGGGCCTGTTCGCCGGCCTCTCTCCCCAACTCTCCTGGAATTCCGGGGTGTTGCGGCTCGACGACCCCGACTCCCGGGTCCGGGCGCTGGGCGGCCGGTACACCCCGGTGGCGGGCCGCGGGCTGATCCTGCTGCCCACCCTGTGCGGCCGCGGGGCCCACACCGTGATCGACCCGGACGAGCCGCCGGTGATCAGCTACCCGGCCCGCGGCACCGCCCTGCTCGGCGAACACCCCGCCCCGCAACCCCCGGACGCCCTCGCCGAGTTGATCGGCCCCGCCCGAACCCGCCTGCTCCTCCTGCTCGAACACCCCGCCACCACCACCGCCCTGGCGCACCGCCTCGCCGTCACCCCGGGCGCCGTCTCGCGCCACCTCACCGCCCTCACCGCCGCCGGCCTCCTCACCCGCACCCGCACCGGCCGCAGCGTCCTCTACGCCCGCTCCCCGCTCGGCACCGCCCTCGCCTCCGGCCGGCTCTGA
- a CDS encoding SUKH-4 family immunity protein, translating into MGTEVWTAELPDEVRAFLDDAGVLWERANDGAVRRLGRYVGELADALEENLAEGLRALTALGAHYRGPVYEALAGEYREAAEGRMARMVAAARECAARLGVAADVVATMQNEVVGELAALVADASRPVEWRVGEAERLIDYLQGQLEHYALDQIGEVATDQLEAIVQGASAGPERPRSAELFAALERGEDIGPEHGFDPVEVERCAVALERQQDRLQSAAERFRACLSAIDFEAPAGPDDALLHGFLLDRATAEAVFGADGTVTLDERTAAAVAHRPSRVFLREVGLPEDAAFLALEPEIRWGGSLIGDEYWVSRAAPLDATAWLPLGRFGEDSFHLDTVTGRVHNVPDGEAPQLAATRIDAFVLALHALEAERPFYEPGLRYDDHLDPAGVARRFTALLRRIDPEAVADPDAYWHRVLGHVYNS; encoded by the coding sequence ATGGGAACCGAGGTGTGGACGGCTGAACTGCCGGATGAGGTGCGGGCGTTCCTCGACGATGCCGGGGTGCTGTGGGAGCGGGCGAACGACGGCGCGGTGCGGCGGCTCGGGCGGTACGTGGGGGAGTTGGCGGACGCGCTGGAGGAGAACCTGGCGGAGGGGCTGCGGGCGCTGACCGCGTTGGGGGCGCACTACCGGGGGCCGGTGTACGAGGCGTTGGCGGGGGAGTACCGGGAGGCGGCGGAGGGGCGGATGGCCCGGATGGTGGCGGCGGCGCGGGAGTGCGCGGCGCGGCTGGGGGTGGCGGCGGACGTGGTCGCGACCATGCAGAACGAGGTGGTCGGGGAGCTGGCGGCGCTGGTGGCGGACGCGAGTCGGCCGGTGGAGTGGCGAGTCGGCGAGGCGGAGCGGCTGATCGACTACCTGCAGGGGCAGTTGGAGCACTACGCGCTGGACCAGATCGGCGAGGTCGCCACGGACCAGTTGGAGGCGATCGTCCAGGGGGCGTCGGCCGGGCCCGAACGACCGCGCTCCGCCGAGCTGTTCGCGGCGCTGGAGCGGGGGGAGGACATCGGTCCGGAGCACGGGTTCGACCCGGTGGAGGTGGAGCGCTGCGCGGTGGCGCTGGAGCGGCAGCAGGACCGGCTGCAGTCGGCGGCGGAGCGGTTCAGGGCCTGCCTGTCGGCGATCGACTTCGAGGCGCCGGCCGGGCCCGACGACGCGCTGCTGCACGGCTTCCTGCTCGACCGGGCCACCGCCGAGGCGGTGTTCGGCGCCGACGGGACGGTCACCCTGGACGAGCGGACGGCGGCCGCGGTCGCGCACCGGCCGAGCCGGGTGTTCCTGCGCGAGGTCGGGCTGCCGGAGGACGCCGCGTTCCTGGCCCTGGAGCCCGAGATCCGGTGGGGCGGGTCGCTGATCGGCGACGAGTACTGGGTGTCGCGCGCCGCGCCGCTGGACGCGACGGCCTGGCTGCCGCTCGGGCGGTTCGGCGAGGACAGCTTCCACCTGGACACCGTCACCGGCCGGGTCCACAACGTCCCGGACGGCGAGGCGCCGCAGCTGGCCGCGACCCGGATCGACGCGTTCGTCCTCGCGCTGCACGCGCTGGAGGCGGAGCGGCCGTTCTACGAGCCGGGCCTCCGCTACGACGACCACCTCGACCCGGCGGGGGTCGCCCGGCGCTTCACGGCGCTGCTGCGGCGGATCGACCCGGAGGCGGTCGCCGACCCGGACGCGTACTGGCACCGGGTCCTCGGGCACGTGTACAACAGCTAG